In the genome of Ananas comosus cultivar F153 linkage group 11, ASM154086v1, whole genome shotgun sequence, one region contains:
- the LOC109717643 gene encoding sucrose synthase 1 isoform X2: protein MAGRKLTRIHSLRERLGDTLSAHPNELIAIFSRYVNQGKGMLQRHQLLAEFEAACSTGEVEKPSVLEEVLRAAQEAIVIPPWVALAIRPRPGVWEYIRVHVSELAVEQLSVSEYLQFKEQLVNGSESNFELELDFEPFNASFPRPSQSKSIGNGVQFLNRHLSSKLFQDKDCMYPLLNFLRAHNYKGTTMMLNDRIQSLSALQSSLRKAEEYLLSIPQDTPYSDFNHRFQELGLEKGWGDTAKRTLETIHLLLELLEAPDPCNLEKFLGTVPMMFNVVILSPHGYFAQANVLGYPDTGGQIVYILDQVRALENEMLLRIKQQGLDVTPKILIVTRLLPDAVGTTCGQRLEKVIGTEHTSILRVPFRTENGILRKWISRFDVWPYLETYTEDVANEIAGELQAKPDLIIGNYSDGNLVASLLAHKLGVTQCTIAHALEKTKYPNSDIYWKDFENQYHFSCQFTADLIAMNHADFIITSTFQEIAGSKDTVGQYESHTAFALPGLYRVVHGIDVFDPKFNIVSPGADMSVYFPYSEADKRLTAFHPEIEELLFSSVENDEHKFVLEDKNKPIIFSMARLDRVKNITGLVEFYGKNPRLRELVNLVVVAGDHGKESKDKEEQAEFKKMYSLIEQYNLNGQIRWISAQMNRVRNGELYRYIADTKGAFVQPAFYEAFGLTVIEAMTCGLPTFATCHGGPAEIIVDGVSGFHIDPYQGDKAAEILVSFFGKCKEDPTYWDQISQGGLRRIYEKYTWKLYSERLMTLTGVYGFWKYVSNLERRETRRYLEMFYALKYRSLASSVPLAVDGETARQRH, encoded by the exons ATGGCCGGTCGGAAATTGACTCGCATCCACAGCCTCCGGGAGCGCCTCGGCGACACCCTCTCCGCCCATCCCAATGAACTAATCGCCATCTTTTCCAG GTATGTAAACCAAGGAAAAGGAATGCTGCAACGCCATCAGCTGCTCGCTGAGTTCGAAGCTGCCTGCTCGACCGGTGAGGTCGAGAAGCCTTCGGTGTTGGAAGAAGTTCTTCGAGCTGCTCAG GAAGCGATCGTGATTCCTCCGTGGGTCGCTCTTGCTATCAGGCCGAGGCCCGGCGTTTGGGAGTACATTAGGGTGCACGTCAGCGAGCTGGCCGTAGAGCAGCTGAGCGTCTCCGAGTACCTGCAATTCAAGGAACAACTTGTGAATGGAAG CGAGAGCAACTTCGAGCTGGAGTTGGATTTCGAGCCCTTCAATGCTTCCTTCCCGCGCCCTTCGCAGTCAAAATCCATCGGCAACGGAGTGCAGTTTCTCAATCGCCACCTCTCGTCGAAACTGTTCCAGGACAAGGACTGCATGTACCCGCTGCTTAATTTCCTGCGCGCTCACAACTACAAAGGAACG ACGATGATGTTGAATGATAGAATTCAGAGCCTCAGCGCTCTCCAATCTTCTCTGAGGAAGGCGGAGGAGTATCTGTTGAGCATCCCTCAAGATACTCCCTACTCCGACTTCAATCACAG ATTTcaagagcttggattggagaaGGGTTGGGGCGACACCGCGAAGCGCACGCTCGAGACTATTCATCTGCTCCTCGAGCTTCTTGAGGCACCCGATCCCTGCAACTTGGAGAAGTTTTTGGGAACGGTTCCGATGATGTTTAATGTGGTCATTCTTTCTCCCCACGGTTACTTCGCCCAAGCCAATGTTTTAGGGTACCCTGATACAGGCGGCCAG attgtttatattttggatcaAGTCCGTGCTCTGGAGAACGAGATGCTCCTCAGGATTAAGCAACAAGGCCTCGACGTCACTCCGAAAATTCTCATA GTGACCAGACTGCTACCTGATGCAGTCGGAACTACATGCGGGCAGCGTCTCGAGAAGGTCATCGGGACTGAGCACACGAGCATTCTCCGGGTCCCGTTTAGAACGGAGAACGGAATCCTTCGCAAATGGATTTCCCGTTTCGATGTTTGGCCGTACCTGGAGACTTACACCGAG GATGTCGCGAATGAGATAGCGGGAGAACTGCAGGCCAAGCCAGATCTCATTATCGGAAACTATAGTGACGGAAATCTTGTAGCTTCTTTGCTAGCTCACAAGCTCGGAGTTACTCAG TGCACAATCGCCCACGCCTTGGAGAAAACAAAGTATCCTAATTCGGACATATATTGGAAGGACTTTGAGAACCAGTACCACTTCTCGTGCCAGTTCACGGCCGATCTAATTGCCATGAACCATGCCGATTTCATCATCACCAGTACCTTCCAAGAGATTGCCGGAAG CAAGGACACTGTGGGGCAATACGAATCTCACACCGCGTTCGCTCTCCCCGGGCTTTACCGAGTGGTTCATGGCATTGATGTATTCGATCCAAAGTTCAACATCGTCTCTCCTGGGGCTGACATGTCGGTATATTTCCCTTACTCGGAAGCGGATAAGAGGCTTACTGCCTTCCACCCGGAAATCGAGGAACTTCTCTTCAGCTCTGTTGAGAACGACGAACACAA GTTTGTTTTGGAAGATAAAAACAAGCCAATTATCTTCTCAATGGCGAGGCTGGACCGAGTGAAGAACATAACCGGTTTGGTCGAGTTCTACGGCAAGAACCCCCGGCTAAGGGAATTGGTGAACCTCGTGGTGGTGGCCGGCGATCATGGCAAAGAATCCAAGGATAAGGAGGAGCAAGCCGAGTTCAAGAAGATGTACAGCCTCATCGAGCAGTACAATCTCAATGGCCAAATCCGCTGGATCTCCGCGCAAATGAACCGGGTCCGCAATGGCGAGCTCTACCGTTACATTGCAGATACTAAAGGAGCTTTTGTACAG CCCGCCTTTTACGAAGCATTTGGGCTCACGGTAATCGAGGCGATGACATGCGGTCTCCCGACATTTGCGACATGCCATGGTGGACCCGCGGAGATTATAGTCGACGGCGTTTCGGGCTTCCACATTGATCCTTATCAGGGCGACAAAGCCGCTGAAATTTTGGTCAGTTTCTTCGGGAAATGCAAGGAAGATCCTACTTACTGGGACCAGATCTCGCAAGGAGGCTTGCGAAGGATCTATGAAAA GTACACTTGGAAGCTGTACTCTGAGAGGTTGATGACATTAACTGGTGTGTATGGCTTCTGGAAGTATGTCTCGAACCTTGAGAGGCGCGAGACCCGCCGTTACCTTGAGATGTTTTACGCGCTCAAATACCGTAGTTTG GCGAGCTCCGTTCCTTTGGCCGTTGATGGAGAGACTGCCCGCCAACGGCACTGA
- the LOC109717643 gene encoding sucrose synthase 1 isoform X1, with protein sequence MAGRKLTRIHSLRERLGDTLSAHPNELIAIFSRYVNQGKGMLQRHQLLAEFEAACSTGEVEKPSVLEEVLRAAQEAIVIPPWVALAIRPRPGVWEYIRVHVSELAVEQLSVSEYLQFKEQLVNGSSESNFELELDFEPFNASFPRPSQSKSIGNGVQFLNRHLSSKLFQDKDCMYPLLNFLRAHNYKGTTMMLNDRIQSLSALQSSLRKAEEYLLSIPQDTPYSDFNHRFQELGLEKGWGDTAKRTLETIHLLLELLEAPDPCNLEKFLGTVPMMFNVVILSPHGYFAQANVLGYPDTGGQIVYILDQVRALENEMLLRIKQQGLDVTPKILIVTRLLPDAVGTTCGQRLEKVIGTEHTSILRVPFRTENGILRKWISRFDVWPYLETYTEDVANEIAGELQAKPDLIIGNYSDGNLVASLLAHKLGVTQCTIAHALEKTKYPNSDIYWKDFENQYHFSCQFTADLIAMNHADFIITSTFQEIAGSKDTVGQYESHTAFALPGLYRVVHGIDVFDPKFNIVSPGADMSVYFPYSEADKRLTAFHPEIEELLFSSVENDEHKFVLEDKNKPIIFSMARLDRVKNITGLVEFYGKNPRLRELVNLVVVAGDHGKESKDKEEQAEFKKMYSLIEQYNLNGQIRWISAQMNRVRNGELYRYIADTKGAFVQPAFYEAFGLTVIEAMTCGLPTFATCHGGPAEIIVDGVSGFHIDPYQGDKAAEILVSFFGKCKEDPTYWDQISQGGLRRIYEKYTWKLYSERLMTLTGVYGFWKYVSNLERRETRRYLEMFYALKYRSLASSVPLAVDGETARQRH encoded by the exons ATGGCCGGTCGGAAATTGACTCGCATCCACAGCCTCCGGGAGCGCCTCGGCGACACCCTCTCCGCCCATCCCAATGAACTAATCGCCATCTTTTCCAG GTATGTAAACCAAGGAAAAGGAATGCTGCAACGCCATCAGCTGCTCGCTGAGTTCGAAGCTGCCTGCTCGACCGGTGAGGTCGAGAAGCCTTCGGTGTTGGAAGAAGTTCTTCGAGCTGCTCAG GAAGCGATCGTGATTCCTCCGTGGGTCGCTCTTGCTATCAGGCCGAGGCCCGGCGTTTGGGAGTACATTAGGGTGCACGTCAGCGAGCTGGCCGTAGAGCAGCTGAGCGTCTCCGAGTACCTGCAATTCAAGGAACAACTTGTGAATGGAAG CAGCGAGAGCAACTTCGAGCTGGAGTTGGATTTCGAGCCCTTCAATGCTTCCTTCCCGCGCCCTTCGCAGTCAAAATCCATCGGCAACGGAGTGCAGTTTCTCAATCGCCACCTCTCGTCGAAACTGTTCCAGGACAAGGACTGCATGTACCCGCTGCTTAATTTCCTGCGCGCTCACAACTACAAAGGAACG ACGATGATGTTGAATGATAGAATTCAGAGCCTCAGCGCTCTCCAATCTTCTCTGAGGAAGGCGGAGGAGTATCTGTTGAGCATCCCTCAAGATACTCCCTACTCCGACTTCAATCACAG ATTTcaagagcttggattggagaaGGGTTGGGGCGACACCGCGAAGCGCACGCTCGAGACTATTCATCTGCTCCTCGAGCTTCTTGAGGCACCCGATCCCTGCAACTTGGAGAAGTTTTTGGGAACGGTTCCGATGATGTTTAATGTGGTCATTCTTTCTCCCCACGGTTACTTCGCCCAAGCCAATGTTTTAGGGTACCCTGATACAGGCGGCCAG attgtttatattttggatcaAGTCCGTGCTCTGGAGAACGAGATGCTCCTCAGGATTAAGCAACAAGGCCTCGACGTCACTCCGAAAATTCTCATA GTGACCAGACTGCTACCTGATGCAGTCGGAACTACATGCGGGCAGCGTCTCGAGAAGGTCATCGGGACTGAGCACACGAGCATTCTCCGGGTCCCGTTTAGAACGGAGAACGGAATCCTTCGCAAATGGATTTCCCGTTTCGATGTTTGGCCGTACCTGGAGACTTACACCGAG GATGTCGCGAATGAGATAGCGGGAGAACTGCAGGCCAAGCCAGATCTCATTATCGGAAACTATAGTGACGGAAATCTTGTAGCTTCTTTGCTAGCTCACAAGCTCGGAGTTACTCAG TGCACAATCGCCCACGCCTTGGAGAAAACAAAGTATCCTAATTCGGACATATATTGGAAGGACTTTGAGAACCAGTACCACTTCTCGTGCCAGTTCACGGCCGATCTAATTGCCATGAACCATGCCGATTTCATCATCACCAGTACCTTCCAAGAGATTGCCGGAAG CAAGGACACTGTGGGGCAATACGAATCTCACACCGCGTTCGCTCTCCCCGGGCTTTACCGAGTGGTTCATGGCATTGATGTATTCGATCCAAAGTTCAACATCGTCTCTCCTGGGGCTGACATGTCGGTATATTTCCCTTACTCGGAAGCGGATAAGAGGCTTACTGCCTTCCACCCGGAAATCGAGGAACTTCTCTTCAGCTCTGTTGAGAACGACGAACACAA GTTTGTTTTGGAAGATAAAAACAAGCCAATTATCTTCTCAATGGCGAGGCTGGACCGAGTGAAGAACATAACCGGTTTGGTCGAGTTCTACGGCAAGAACCCCCGGCTAAGGGAATTGGTGAACCTCGTGGTGGTGGCCGGCGATCATGGCAAAGAATCCAAGGATAAGGAGGAGCAAGCCGAGTTCAAGAAGATGTACAGCCTCATCGAGCAGTACAATCTCAATGGCCAAATCCGCTGGATCTCCGCGCAAATGAACCGGGTCCGCAATGGCGAGCTCTACCGTTACATTGCAGATACTAAAGGAGCTTTTGTACAG CCCGCCTTTTACGAAGCATTTGGGCTCACGGTAATCGAGGCGATGACATGCGGTCTCCCGACATTTGCGACATGCCATGGTGGACCCGCGGAGATTATAGTCGACGGCGTTTCGGGCTTCCACATTGATCCTTATCAGGGCGACAAAGCCGCTGAAATTTTGGTCAGTTTCTTCGGGAAATGCAAGGAAGATCCTACTTACTGGGACCAGATCTCGCAAGGAGGCTTGCGAAGGATCTATGAAAA GTACACTTGGAAGCTGTACTCTGAGAGGTTGATGACATTAACTGGTGTGTATGGCTTCTGGAAGTATGTCTCGAACCTTGAGAGGCGCGAGACCCGCCGTTACCTTGAGATGTTTTACGCGCTCAAATACCGTAGTTTG GCGAGCTCCGTTCCTTTGGCCGTTGATGGAGAGACTGCCCGCCAACGGCACTGA